AAGGAAATTGAGGAGGGTTGCAGTATGTTGTCGGGAGGTCTCTTCTGAGGGGCTGCAAAGGAGCAAGTCGTCTACGTACTGCAGGAGGGTGCTAGGGCGGAGCGAGCACCTAGCCAGGTCCCGGGACAGGGCTTGCCCGAAGTAGTGGGgactgtctctgaacccctgagggagtACGGTCCATGTGAGTCGTGTGGTCAGCTGGGTGTCGGGGTCAGTCCaggtgaaagcaaagagaaattggcAGTCGGGGTGGAGTGGGATGGTAAAAAAAGGCGTCCTTGAGGTCAACAATGGTGAAATGAGAAGTCTGAGGAGGTATGGAAGAAAGAAGGGTGTAGGGGTTAGGGACAAGTGGATGGGCAGGGATCACCGCCGCGTTGATCAGGCGGAGATCCCGCACTAGCCGGTAGTCTCCTGAAGCCTTCCGAACAGGGAGGATAGGCGTGTTACAGGGGGAGGTCGTGGGGATCAGGAGACCCTGTCCCATGAGACGGTCGATGATGGGCTTTAGCCCTCTGAGGTTGCAAGTAGACAAAGGAAACTGGGACCgggctgggaaacaggtggggtCCCTTAGCCAGATGAGGACTGGAGGGTGGTGTTGAGCCACCACCGGGACTCGGGTGTCCCAGACCTCAGGATTAACAGAAGGGGTTGGAGGGTCAACAAGTAGCATTAGGAAGGCTCCTGACGTGGGAGCTGATCCTGGAGCTAACTGAAGAGTGGCCTTCAGCTTAGCAAGTATGTCTCTTCCCAAGAGAGGAGTAGGGCAGGAGGGAatgaccagaaaggagtgggtaaaTAGACAGGAATCTAACTGACAGGATAGTGGTTGGGTTTGGAGCGGACACGAGGGTTGGCCGTCAATGCCCATAACCGAAACCTGGGAAGGACGTAAAGTGCCTCCGAAAGAGGGAAGGACCGAATAGGTAGCCCCCGTAtcaaccaaaaaattgatggactTACCCGCTACCTGGAGCGTTACCCTGGGCTCGGCTTGGGTTATTGGGGTCCCCGAGTCTGGGCGGCGTCAGTCACCGTCGAAGTTCAGCAGCTTCAAAGccgaaggagggcaggaggtctccCTGGGGCGCTCTGGTCCCCAGCCCCTAGAGGTCGAGGCCGACAGTCACTAGCCCAGTGTCCTCGTCATTTGCACAACGGGCACGGCTTGGAAGGAGGTCGCGGATCGGGGCACATCCTGGCCCAGTGCCCTTCTTGGCCGCACTTGAAGCAGGCCCCCGGAGGGGGGTTTTGGGGCCCCGAGCCCACCGCCGGCCACAGGGCCGCTACCAAGGCCTGGGTTTGCTGGTTTAGGAGGCTTGCCTGAAATTCGGCCTTTTGCTTGAGCCTTGCCTTTTGGCTGGCCTCAGCAGTTTCCTCGCGGGCATGGTAGACCTTAAAggccatttttaccaggtctcggATAGGGGTCTGAGGGCCGTCCTCGGCCTTGGCCAACTTTTTTTGGATATCGGGGGCAGACTGGGAGATAAAACGATTGGCCAAGGTGGCCACCCCGATGGGGGACTCAGGTGACAGCCTGGTGTATTGGACGAGGGCCTCAGTCAGCCGATTaaggaacatggctgggttttCGTCGGGCCCCTGGGTCACCTCATCTAGTTTGAGGAGGTTTACAACCTTATGAGAGGACGTTTCCATCCCGTCGAGGATACACTCGATCATATAGCGTACTCGCGGCTGGCCACCACCCCTCTCCTGGTAGTTCCAATCAGGGTCAGTGTCAGGAACCGCCTGGGCCCCTGGGGGGGCGCTCGGGGGAGGGGTTGGCATAGTGCCGCTGGTCGGCCTGAGCCTTGGCTGCCGTCCAAATGGCCTGCCTTTCCTCAGGGGTGGTGGTAGACCCCAGGATGACATATATGTCCTGCCATGTCAAGGCGTAGGAGCGGGTCAGACCAGTAAACTGCTTAATGTACTGAGtagggttggaggagaaggaacccagtttggcctcaatctgtgctaagtcttggagagagaaggggacatggacttgggctagaccctcagctccggctacttgtcggagagggaatagcggggctgggggagggggaagggaagctCCCAGAGGGTTGCTATGGGAGCGAGTGTGGGAGCTaaccggggaaggggagggagtgacggGGGAAAGAGGAGGATACAAGATAGGGTTAAGGGCCGGAGGATCCGGGACCGGTGGTGGAGTCTTGGGGGCGGGAGCGGCCGGAGTGGAGGGGGTGGCGGCCGTGGGAGAGGTatagggaggaggggccaccagatcttccgggggaacagagaaagcagaggactcagagaTGGGAGGAGCTGGTTTGGCCCGGGAGGGTGGAATAGGGGGAGCCATGGTAAGCAGGATTTGGCGGGGAGTGCACGTGGTGCACAGGGTGGGGCGAGAGCGCAACGCCCAAAAGGCCTGAACATAGGGGGcctcagaccattttcccgtTCTCTGGCAGTAGTTATCTAAATCACGGAGGACGTCAAAGTCAAATGTCCCTGTGGCTGGCCATTGTGAGCCATTATCTAGGGGATACTGAGGCCAGGCTtgtgaacacagaaaagtgaGCTGCTTGGGGCGGATATATCCCTTCAGTTTTAGGGTCCGCAGGTTAGCCAGCAGGCACTCTAAGGGGGTGGAGTATTGGGGATCGGGTTTGGAGGCCGTCGATCCCATGGCGATCACTGAGCGTGGAGGCAAACCCCCACTGCCCAAACGTCTTCGGGTGCCAAGGGAAGCCGGAGGTCCGTGCAGCCGTTCAGGACGTCTCCCTCCCGAGCTGGGGACCGgggaggccgaagccggaggccgaagccggaggtctacacagccgttcgggacgtctccctcacgagctggtgaccggAGAGCCCAATAAGTGCGCACCCGTTACTGTGCCCTAGGAAGTGGTCGCCAGGGAGGACGGGGGCAaaagccgaagggacttaccccCCATCCTGCCATCCGGGGGGTTGGTCAGCCGCCTGGGTCCGGGGGCTACCGTGGCggtggagctcgagggggcctcAACGGCGAGTGCCGGAAGCCCTCACCTCGGGCCCCACAttgggcgccagatgtaagaaacgccgcgggaagaaggagccacccctatggaccgttgaacagggccttttattgggcggtcgctctcgggcagaactcctgggggcgggtaagcagggaagaggtggggggggtctgcgaagcaaagggagtctgcggagtctgcgaggtatgaggggtggggaagggttttatagcccgggccaggctcccatataaggaagaaaacgcgggctcagcggtgattggcgTCCAAGGgctccatgtcagctcctgattggacggcgagggcttcgtgtcggttcctgattggacggcttggttgtcggcccgcctccAGGGCGTGTCTGCGGCTCTCTGCCGggacatgtcccgacatgcctgggcatgcccaggcatgcctcaacacgcctgaccttgccctgacctttcacctcCTTCCTAAATCCTACCTCCAGCCCTCAGAACCCACTCATAACCCCACCCCAGCGGTCAGATACCTTTTCCAACAAGCTCTTGCCTCTGATATTTCTAGCTTTTCTCAGCATTCCCAGACTGAGTAAGGTAGTAGCTTTCTGGCTTGGCCTGAGATGGGCTGTCCTGTTGTTTCAGGGACCAGTGTTGTTTGAGGACCTGGCTGTCTGTTTTTCTCAAGAGGAGTGTGTAAGTCTGCACCCTGCCCAGAGGTCCCTCAGCAGAGAAGCAACACAGGAGTGTTTTGAGGACAAGGCCTTGATTAGTAACACAATTGTTTCCTGTGTTTTGGAACTTtctaggattcagttcagttgagttcagtcgctcagtcgtgtccgactcttttcgaccccatgaatcgcagcacgccaggcctccctgttcatcaccaactcccggagttcactcagactcacgtccattgagtcggtgatgccatccagccctctcatcctcggtcgtccccttctcctcctgcccccaatccctcccagcatcagagtcttttccaatgaatcaactcttcgcataaggtggccaaagtactgaagtttcagctttagcatcattccttccaaagaaatcccagggctgatctccttcagaatgcactggttggatctccttgctgtccaagggactctcaagagtcttctccaacaccacagttcaaaagcatcaattcttcggcgctcagccttcttcacagtccaactctcacatccatacgtgactactagaaaaaccatagccttggctagatggaccttagtcggcaaagtaatgtctctgctttggaatatgctatctaggttggtcataacttttcttccaaggagtaagcgtcttttaatttcatggcagcagtcaccatctgcagtgattttggagccccaaaaaataaagtctgacactgtttccactgtttccccatctatttcccatgaagtgatgggaccggatgccatgatctttgttttctgaatgttgagctttaagctaactttttcgctctcctctttcactttcatcaagaggcattttagttcctcttcactttctgccataagggtggtgtcatctgcatatctgaggttattgatatttctcccagcaatcttgattccagcttgtgtttcttccagtccagcatttctcatgatgtactctgcatataagttaaataagcattgcATATCTCATCCACTTGTTGGTATGGGAGAGTGGGACCTATCCTTGAATTATTTATGTGGAAATGACAATAACTTGAATGAGAGTGTGATTTTTCAAAGGGTGAGATGAGTCTTAGGCAAAAATcagtaattccctggtggtccagtggttaggactgcccAGGTGGAGAACTAAAATCCGGCAAGCCaaagggtgtggccaaaaaagggGCAAAATTCCTGGCTATTACAGTGACTATGGTTTTGCATAGGACATGGCAGTACCTGGTAATCATTCCAAATATTTGTTATGGTCAATTCATAATTTTACTTATGAAGTTCCATTAGTATGGGTTACtattatttggaaatttttaaaaagttggaaaTTGCTTTAATCGTAGGGAATGGTGTGCCTTTCTCACTTAAAAGGAGCCATATGTAGAAATGTCCCCATGCCTGAGTAAATTTTATCCTTGACTGGGGTTGCCTATTTGAACTTCCCATAactcacattttatattttctacttctttcttcatcatgttgttttcctctaactTCTTGAACACATGAAGCACATTTATAATAGCTCTTTAAATGTTCTTTCTACTAGTTTTGTCATCTGTCATTTCTGGGTCTGCTTTTGTTGATTGATTTTGCTTctagttcagttgagttcagtcgctcagtcgtgtccgactcttttcgaccccatgaatcgcagcacgccaggcctccctgttcaccaactcccggagttcactcagactcacgtccattgagtccatgatgccatccagccatctcatcctctgtcgtccccttctcctcctgcccccaatccctcccagcatcagagtcttttccaatgaatgagtcaactcttcacatgaggtggccaaagtactggagtttcagctttagcatcattccttccaaagaaatcccagggctgatcttcagaatgcactggttggatctccttgcagtccaagggactctcaagagtcttctccaataccacagttcaaaagcatcaattcttcagcactccaccttcttcacagtccaactctcacatccatacatgactactggaaaaaccatagccttgactagatggaccttagtcggcaaagtaatgtctctgcttttgaatatgttacgGGTCATATTTTTCTGCTTGCTTCCATGCCCggtaatttttttattggatgtTGGCCATTGTGAGTTTTATGTTGTTGGATgctgggttttgttgttttttcagaACAGTTTTCGGACTTTGGTGTGGGGTGCTAATTTAAGTTACTTGGAATAAATATGATCCTTTCAAGTCTTGATTTATGTTCTGTTAGGGTGTGTTCAGAGCAATCTTTAATCTAGGGCTGATTTGGCCTCCTGCTAAGGCAGTGTCTAAGGATACTGCCTGATGCTTtgtgcagcaaggactgtctccACTTTGGAAGATGAACTACTGAAGTGTTTTGTGAACTCTGGAGATTGCTCTTTCTATTCCTTTTTGGTGGTTCTTTCCTGGGCCTGGGGTTGTTTCCTCACATGCATGTACAGATTAATATGCAGCCAGTCTTAAGGGGACCCCATCTAGATGCCCAGAGCTCACTGCCTGGACATCTGCCCTCTTCTCTGGTATTTTGCCATCACATTCTAGCTGCATTGACTTTCCTGAATTTGGTTTTCTTGAATCAGCAAAACAACTGAGGACTGGGTTTCCACACACTGCCCTGCAGCCCTGAAATCCTTTCTAGGCAGCAAATTGGGGCAATCGTAGGGCTGTTGctttggaaggaaaagaaaatccctTTTGTATTGACATATTGGCTTTATAAATTATGGATATTTGGGAGAAcactaaaaaggaatgaatttttttttctttctggcaggCCTGAGTTTTGTCAGCCATCCTACAATTTCCTGGTCCTCTGTGTAACTATCAATAGTTTGTTCTTACCCTAGTACTACTTGAGagtgtttatattttgttttgtttttatcagcAGAAGATGATAAGATTGAGATTAATCAGCAGCTACGTCTAGAATCTATGGGACTTGAAGAGCTTGCCCTAGAAAAATGTTCACTTGCTATACCCCTCATCTATTACCCAGAAAAATGCTCTGAGAATGGAGCTGGAAACTTTGAAGGGAAAATAGCAGGTGGAACTTCTGCTTGCAAGAAAAGGTTCAGAAGCCTTTTAGTTACCATTGAAAACCACACCCCAAAGATAAAACTAGCTCAAAGTTTAAGAACCAGAGCCCTTCTCAAAATTCTTCTATTTCccaaagaagaaaccaaaaagtCATACAAGTGTCCTGAATGTGACCAAAGCTTCAGTGATAGTTCATACCTCGTTTGGCATCAGAAAACACATATAGGAAAGAAAAAGTGTAAATGTGATGACCGCAGGAAGATTTTCAATCACAGATCCAACCTGAGAGCTCACAGGAGAAACCACACTGGCAAGAAGCCATATAAGTGTACACAGTGTGGCAGCAGCTTCCGCCAGCCCTCACACCTGTCTCAGCACAGGAATACCCACCTGAAGGAGAAAATCCATAGGTATGGCATATGTGGAAGGGGGTTCACGCAGCTCCGGGGACTGTCACAGCATCAGAAAACCCACACTGCCACAAAAGCCAGCGATAAATATGTTGGTCAGAAAACAAATCTTGCTTTGCCTGAGGAAAAGCACAGGTCAGCCGCCCAGCAGCTGTGCAGTCTCAGCAGGAAATGCTTTGGGCAGCCCTCGTATCCCTTCCCGGGAGAGGCCACAAAGACAATCTGAACACTACAGCAATTGAGGGGAAATTGCTTTCATTCTCAAAATTCAAACCCTTAAAGTGTCCCGAGTGTTCGAAGACCTTTCATTCTACCTCTGAGCTTATCTCTCATCAGAGCACTCACAGAGGGGAAAAGCCCCATAAACCCAAAACATGCACGGAAAGTTTTATTTTGGACTCTGAGCTTGCATGCCACCAGATGAGTCACACGGGAGAGGAACCTTTTAAATGCACCAGGTGTGGGAGAAATTTCAGGTTGAAAACACATCTTACTCTCGATCAGCAAACCCATTCACAAAACACTGTGTAGATGTAGCAAATTTTCATTAACGTTTGTGTTTCTCAGTATATGTACTGAAAACTGGGGCACAATTACcctttatgtgccaggcactgttctaagcactgtaCACACATTCCATGTAATATACCATTTAATTTTCACCACAGCCTTGATTTAGACACCAAGGTTTCTGTTTTATAACCAAGGAAGCCTAGTCAATTTCACAGCCACTGAAGGAAGGCAGAATTCTAACTCAATTACTATCcagattccatttgtatgaaccAAAGAATGATACACAATTTCTAACTCTTGTTTAGTCTGCACACTCGATACTTTATGTTTATCATTTAATTTACTCTTCAGAATAAATCTGACAGTAAAGGACTATCCTCACTTCATAAAAGGGAAGTAGAGCCCACAGAGGGTAAAAGCAGTACCTTGCCCATACACAAAAATAGCAAGGTACTGAAGCTAGCATTTAACCTTGGGTCTCTCAGCCACATTGTGTTGTAAGTTGGCATTTGCACCAGGTGTTAAAACTGCAGGCAGCTGGGGACTGAGACAGGCGGGTAAGGATGCTCATCATGACGGCTGCCCTGTGCACATGCTTCACTCCCTTAGCACTTCATCCCAAGCCTGACTTACATGTACGGTTACAAAGCAACAGAGAGACTCCCCAGGACTTCAGGTTCAAACCCCATCCCTATAATTAGAGATTTCAGACTCTACAGAGTACAGCCCTTAAGGTTTTAGTtgagttttggttttttaaaaaaaggttctcTTCCTCAAATCTAAAGGAAGATACATATAAATTGTTTAatcaaaatacttgaaaatatataGGTCTCTAGATACTACTGTTACATATAAATACTGGAGCAAAATATTGTTAAATGGAATTGTTGTTAACGTTAAAGAACCAGAGGTTCTGAGCCCAAGGAGTTGAAGGAAGCAGTCCGTGTCCATCAGTGAGACACATGCTGTTTTTATGATGATGGCTTTTTTACCCTTCTGTTTGCAGTGTTAACTGACAGAGTCCACAGATGGTCATTAACGCAGAGATATCATTAGCCTACCATGTTAGTTTTAATGAATATTTGGATGAAAGTTAAGGATGAAAAACTAAGTGCAGAAGTTTATTGCTAGGAACAATTGATTCACAACATTTTGCCGCATGGATATTGACACATGCAGAATGAAAACTTTGTACTGAGGAAATCAACCATTGAACAAATGTCATGGGTTTTGTTATTGATGTAGCGGTGAAAATGTGTGTCAAACAAGTCCTTAATGTGATTGCTAGAATATCAGGTTTGTAACAGCCATCACTGATGGAAACAGCATTATTCCAATAACATTCAGATGTCAACGTTTgacattttgtaatttaaaaaactgtGGAATTGTTATTCttgaactaaaaataattttgtttacagCTTTACTGCAGTAGGTAATAGTCTATTCACATCTCCCCATTTAACACAGACAATGATTAATGCAGTAATTCAGggagttaaaattaaaaacaagtgaCATTTCACCACAAATGACATTCTGAGTCTGACCTTGCAGTTCTGTATAATTAAGTAGCATTGTTCTGATGACTACAACATGATGTATAATGATACTGCAGATTTTGCTCAAAGTAATCTGCCAATTTACTGCATATATGTGCTAAGCAGGTTACAGTTTATCTAAATAAAGAGTCTATTTGAAATTGTTCATTAAACTTGTTATGCCTATAGGATTTCAGTTGGAAAGTGTTTTTGCTTGGACCATCTGTTTAAAACGTGAATAAATTATCTTCATTAGAAATGTGTATATCCATTGTTTTAGTTTTGCAGGTTGAGAACGCTGTTGATCTGATATCAAGATGACTTGATATTTGATCCATCCTTTCAGGGCCCAATCTGACTGCAGGAgttctgtcttattttttaacaTCTTTCCTTGTGTAGTCTGAGGAGGGTGGGgaaatgactatatatatatataaatgactatatatatatatgactatatatatatgactatatatatatatgactctatatatatatatattatataaatctgAGAATATGCTgcaatctctagttcctctggaCCCCTTAGAAGTATGTCTGTTGGAGGCACTTGTGCTGTTTAATATTTTGACTTTTACAGTTTTTGGTGTATTCGCATCAGTGCAGGCTCTCACTGGGCAGTGCCTGTCTTATCTGATGTGCAAATTTGACATCTAATAAATGGTTTTTTTAAATGAACGTTGGCAATGAGGtgaactttaataaaaaaaattttctttacaCTTCCATAGTTTTAGATGGCAATGAGATGAATTTTGAAGACCGGCGGGATTGTGGTTTGCAGGGGGTTAACGAATGACTTCGGGCCATTTAATAATGGAGGTAAAACGGAAGTCAGAAGAAAATTCCAGAGCTACTCCAGGAAACTGCATTAGAAGTCAACTTCCTTTGCAGTCTCTGCTCCACGGCGGCGGCACCTCCGACCCCGCAGGCCAGCGAAGACCCGCGTGCGCCTCCACCTGGAGCAAGGACTAGAAGCAAGACTCGCGAAGTGGGGCTCGCACGTGGGTTTGCGCGGGCTCGGAACAATCTTGCGGCCTTTAACCCGAGCTGTGCAAGCCCGCTGCAAATACCAACGAGGCGAGACGCGCTAGAGCGGCCCACAGGCTGGGAACCGGAAATCGTGCGCTTACGTCCGGCGCTCTCTTTGGGCGGTACATTTGCGCGCTCCTAGAGCAGCCAGAGTGTGGGGAGCTGCAGGCTCAGTGAGCGCTTTGCCTGGCTGTCGGCCAACCCCTACTACCCAGGGAGAGGAGGCCTCTGCTGGGGCTGGGCGGCCGGGTGAGAGTGTTTGCCGAGGTTCATGGTGCCCAGGCACCAGCGAGAGGGTTAGGCGGGTGTGACTATCCGTCACCCCCAACCCTGGATCTCGCACGACTGTGCGCCGACTGCCCCGGGGACGGGAGGAGCTTGATGCCACCTCCCTGGCCCTGACACCGTTTTGGCAACGCGAAGTTACGGGTGCTCCCTGCCTGTTTGAGTTGTCAAAAGGCATACTTTGACCTCACTTGCCCTGGGTATGGTGTAGTCAGCCAGCTAAGGAGTATTGCTGCCTGTCCAGTGCTACAAATCTTGAGTGTTTAGCCAGGGTAGTCAATGACTTTGAACAAgccctgaaaggaattcagggcGGAGCTCAGGAATTGGGCACTCTGCtatgggaaaactggcagaacaaaC
This window of the Capricornis sumatraensis isolate serow.1 chromosome 3, serow.2, whole genome shotgun sequence genome carries:
- the ZNF597 gene encoding zinc finger protein 597 is translated as MAITERGGKPPLPKRLRVPREAGGPCSRSGRLPPELGTGEAEAGGRSRRSTQPFGTSPSRAGSGRQGGRGQKPKGLTPHPAIRGVGQPPGSGGYRGGGARGGLNGECRKPSPRAPHWAPDGPVLFEDLAVCFSQEECVSLHPAQRSLSREATQECFEDKALITEDDKIEINQQLRLESMGLEELALEKCSLAIPLIYYPEKCSENGAGNFEGKIAGGTSACKKRFRSLLVTIENHTPKIKLAQSLRTRALLKILLFPKEETKKSYKCPECDQSFSDSSYLVWHQKTHIGKKKCKCDDRRKIFNHRSNLRAHRRNHTGKKPYKCTQCGSSFRQPSHLSQHRNTHLKEKIHRYGICGRGFTQLRGLSQHQKTHTATKASDKYVGQKTNLALPEEKHRSAAQQLCSLSRKCFGQPSYPFPGEATKTI